In Bradyrhizobium guangxiense, the following are encoded in one genomic region:
- a CDS encoding nuclear transport factor 2 family protein, with product MSNEADAIVSAIIAKWCAGFAALDAAELSSLYAKNAFFFGSNPKLYRDRDGVADYFNGLPRWRRPSAVFSEVNATQVGPDLINMAATISFDLAGERDDLVVKMSWVIIREDGDWKIVNHHASSQAPLI from the coding sequence ATGAGCAATGAAGCCGACGCCATCGTTTCCGCCATCATCGCGAAATGGTGCGCCGGCTTTGCTGCGCTCGATGCGGCCGAGCTGTCATCGCTCTATGCGAAGAACGCGTTCTTCTTCGGCTCGAACCCAAAGCTCTATCGGGACAGAGACGGGGTCGCCGACTATTTCAACGGCCTGCCGCGCTGGCGCAGGCCGAGCGCCGTGTTCTCCGAGGTGAACGCAACGCAGGTCGGTCCTGATCTGATCAACATGGCTGCGACCATCTCATTCGATCTCGCCGGCGAGCGGGACGATCTCGTCGTCAAGATGAGCTGGGTCATCATCCGCGAGGACGGTGACTGGAAGATCGTCAATCATCATGCCTCGTCGCAGGCACCGCTGATCTAA